One window from the genome of Paraneptunicella aestuarii encodes:
- a CDS encoding ATP-binding cassette domain-containing protein: protein MLKQALTLILAILHASSGLTLLIVSSWFIAACAIAGVNFNYMLPAVIIRAMAFIRIASGYGQMWLGHQALLDSIKQLRIKLFAKLKHNLISDKSFATEALAHHSEAIANIWIGWINHNASTLILLTISQVIIMWLLPTWSLYMLGAIVAYLLIISWLCLKGLSLSKELFQQLTEFRRESSAFLASSAIWHQMPELNHPQADAIWQIRTKIDDISNHAMWLIQLYSYAALFLALWQYANESVTSDDLGSPLLLIGIMLLFSARDWLTPGLSSQSALTDYLNAKQHFDNIPVQTVAPAIELNAKPLTSISLSQFKADIPATPAIDLQANQHDIVLIKGSSGVGKSTLLKACCGLLPHLGERKRNDISLPQGRIQQWCYVEQNPNALSATLASNLRLGNPGATDEALKDALNKVGLGSFSNLNEWIGAGGRRLSGGELKRLALARAMLCDHEMLLLDEPFESLHTDQQEAIAAQINQLAQNRLIIIASHIQPATLKVVKVVELG from the coding sequence ATGCTAAAACAAGCCCTGACGCTCATTCTCGCAATCCTTCACGCCAGCTCAGGGCTTACGCTACTCATCGTTTCTTCCTGGTTTATCGCCGCCTGTGCCATAGCAGGCGTTAACTTCAATTACATGCTACCCGCCGTGATCATTCGCGCAATGGCATTTATTCGTATCGCATCCGGTTATGGACAAATGTGGCTGGGGCATCAAGCCCTGCTCGACAGCATTAAGCAGTTACGTATTAAGCTTTTTGCCAAACTCAAACACAATCTGATTAGCGATAAATCCTTCGCCACAGAAGCGCTGGCTCACCATAGTGAAGCCATTGCCAATATCTGGATCGGCTGGATAAATCACAATGCCAGTACGCTAATACTGCTGACTATCAGCCAAGTTATCATTATGTGGTTACTGCCCACTTGGTCGCTCTACATGCTTGGCGCAATCGTCGCCTACTTGCTCATTATTTCATGGCTGTGTTTAAAGGGATTGTCGCTAAGCAAAGAGCTGTTTCAGCAGTTGACCGAGTTCCGCCGCGAGTCATCTGCGTTTTTGGCTAGCTCGGCGATTTGGCATCAAATGCCAGAGCTCAATCACCCACAAGCCGATGCGATATGGCAAATTCGCACTAAAATCGACGATATCAGCAACCACGCCATGTGGTTAATTCAGCTTTATAGCTATGCCGCACTGTTTCTCGCCTTGTGGCAATACGCAAATGAATCAGTAACAAGTGATGATTTAGGCTCACCTTTGCTGCTAATCGGCATCATGCTGTTATTTTCAGCCCGAGACTGGCTCACACCCGGATTATCATCACAATCGGCACTCACCGACTACCTCAACGCCAAACAGCATTTTGACAACATTCCTGTGCAAACTGTGGCTCCAGCCATAGAGCTGAACGCAAAACCTTTAACATCAATCTCATTAAGCCAATTTAAAGCCGATATTCCAGCAACACCAGCCATCGACCTACAAGCTAATCAGCACGACATCGTCCTAATCAAAGGTAGCTCAGGCGTTGGAAAAAGCACTCTATTAAAAGCCTGCTGCGGGTTACTGCCCCATTTAGGCGAACGAAAACGCAATGACATTTCACTACCACAAGGTCGTATTCAACAATGGTGTTATGTCGAACAGAATCCCAACGCCCTAAGCGCCACACTCGCCAGCAATTTACGATTGGGAAATCCAGGCGCCACAGACGAAGCATTAAAAGACGCCCTCAATAAAGTAGGGTTGGGATCATTCTCGAACTTAAATGAATGGATAGGCGCAGGCGGAAGACGCTTATCAGGCGGCGAATTAAAACGCCTGGCTCTAGCAAGAGCCATGCTCTGCGACCATGAAATGCTACTGCTGGACGAACCCTTTGAAAGCCTGCACACCGACCAACAAGAAGCCATCGCAGCACAAATCAATCAACTGGCACAAAACCGACTGATTATCATCGCCAGCCATATTCAGCCAGCGACTTTGAAGGTGGTTAAGGTTGTTGAGTTGGGGTGA
- a CDS encoding ABC transporter ATP-binding protein/permease: MSSNEHIIHRDEERQLIGWLKQQGAVFHAPLQTVMIVSLAIFALQVGAFWWLANIADTMIVQSQSPKMEDVRLLGLAFVFILLLHKIKDNLINQTHGRICSTLQARLQHQMERGSHAMIRNESHYFWQQLWLDKIPAVGDYITKYRIQKKMATITPFIAVAIMWPVNWVIAVALIIAIPVVPLFMYIVGKGAANLHRQHFSALEKLGSTFVDRLKALTLLEVFNAHKSQQKTLEQASEQLNERTMKVVSVAFLSSSVLDFFSTLAVALVAVFVGFNLLGEVQLGAHLALHQGLFLLLVSPQIFAELKRLGKQYHQKAHAVAAAQHLMPIYEVEYPIQRPNQFSGIHWRNVKVESPVVTADELQLSAGDWVQLEGASGSGKTVFLEALMAQRPASHVLNANIAMLTQHAILKPCSLRENLTLGRRISDSRLWELLAFVELKEWAQSLPQGLDTPMGEAPVLSGGQQQRIAIARMLLCDADIILLDEPTAHLTNEQHQRISQLLRDNFKDKTVIWASHKPLNSAWFNRSWHMSDGLLNEVNTENKDRR; the protein is encoded by the coding sequence ATGAGCAGTAACGAACATATTATTCATCGTGATGAAGAACGCCAGCTAATAGGTTGGCTTAAACAACAAGGCGCCGTATTTCACGCTCCACTACAAACAGTAATGATAGTGTCACTGGCTATCTTTGCTTTGCAAGTTGGCGCGTTTTGGTGGTTAGCGAATATTGCCGATACGATGATCGTGCAATCTCAATCCCCGAAGATGGAAGACGTGCGCCTGCTCGGATTAGCCTTTGTGTTTATTTTGTTATTACACAAAATTAAAGACAATCTAATCAATCAGACCCATGGTCGAATATGCTCAACGCTGCAAGCAAGATTACAGCATCAAATGGAACGTGGCAGCCATGCCATGATACGCAACGAAAGCCACTATTTCTGGCAACAACTTTGGTTAGACAAGATCCCTGCCGTGGGCGACTACATCACCAAATACCGAATTCAGAAAAAGATGGCGACCATCACTCCTTTTATCGCCGTTGCCATTATGTGGCCGGTGAACTGGGTGATAGCAGTAGCCTTGATTATTGCCATTCCTGTCGTGCCGTTATTTATGTATATCGTGGGCAAAGGCGCAGCGAATTTGCATCGTCAGCATTTTTCCGCGCTGGAAAAACTGGGCAGCACCTTTGTAGACAGGTTGAAGGCATTAACCTTACTGGAAGTCTTCAACGCCCATAAGTCACAGCAGAAAACCCTTGAACAAGCGAGCGAGCAATTGAACGAACGTACCATGAAAGTGGTGTCTGTGGCATTTCTTTCCAGCTCGGTTTTAGATTTTTTCTCAACCTTGGCAGTAGCACTGGTTGCAGTGTTTGTTGGCTTTAATCTACTAGGCGAAGTGCAACTTGGTGCGCATTTAGCGTTACATCAGGGTTTGTTCCTGTTGCTCGTGTCACCACAAATCTTCGCTGAATTAAAACGACTGGGAAAACAGTATCACCAGAAGGCTCACGCTGTTGCTGCTGCTCAACATTTAATGCCCATTTACGAGGTCGAATACCCCATTCAAAGACCTAATCAGTTCAGTGGCATTCATTGGCGTAATGTGAAAGTTGAATCGCCTGTTGTAACAGCCGATGAACTGCAACTCAGCGCTGGCGATTGGGTACAACTGGAAGGTGCTTCAGGTTCAGGTAAAACCGTGTTCCTGGAAGCGTTAATGGCACAGCGCCCTGCCAGCCATGTGCTCAATGCCAATATTGCCATGCTGACCCAGCATGCCATATTAAAGCCTTGTAGCTTGCGTGAGAACCTGACGCTTGGGCGTCGAATTAGCGATTCCAGATTATGGGAATTGTTAGCTTTCGTTGAACTAAAAGAATGGGCTCAGTCGTTACCTCAAGGCTTGGACACTCCGATGGGTGAAGCCCCCGTCCTATCAGGAGGACAACAACAGCGCATTGCGATTGCAAGAATGCTATTATGTGATGCAGATATTATCCTTCTAGATGAGCCGACAGCCCATTTGACCAATGAGCAACATCAGCGCATTAGTCAGTTGCTAAGGGATAACTTTAAGGATAAAACGGTGATCTGGGCATCCCATAAACCGCTAAACTCAGCCTGGTTTAATCGTAGTTGGCATATGAGTGATGGGCTCTTGAACGAAGTAAATACGGAAAACAAAGACAGAAGATAA
- the cydX gene encoding cytochrome bd-I oxidase subunit CydX translates to MWYFTWILGVLLACAFGIINAMWLESNEDMDRND, encoded by the coding sequence ATGTGGTATTTCACCTGGATTTTAGGCGTTTTATTGGCATGTGCCTTCGGCATTATCAATGCCATGTGGTTGGAATCAAACGAAGATATGGACAGAAACGATTAG
- the cydB gene encoding cytochrome d ubiquinol oxidase subunit II produces MIDYESLRIIWWVLVGVLLIGFAITDGFDLGVGALLTLLGKTDNERRIMINTIGPHWDGNQVWFITAGGAIFAAWPIIYATAFSGFYLALALTLIALWMRPIGFDYRSKLPNPQWRQAWDWALFAGGFVPSLIFGVAFGNLLQGVPFEFDNKLHPTYTGSFFGLLNPFAILVGLVSVAMLLNHGSTWLQLKTAEGLQERARKLSVKLSLLTVILFCLAGVWIAFGIDGFVVTSTIDTTATSNPLNKTVVQESGAWLNNYKIYPWMMAAPLLGILGGLGCSLFSHKRQSGLAFVCSALTLAGIILTAGFSMFPFLMPSTTMLNASLTMWDATSSHLTLKVMFFVACFFVPIVLSYTAYSFWVMRGRIKQEQLDQSHAIY; encoded by the coding sequence ATGATCGATTATGAATCACTCAGAATCATTTGGTGGGTACTGGTCGGCGTTCTTCTTATTGGCTTTGCCATTACCGACGGCTTCGACTTAGGTGTCGGTGCCCTGCTCACCTTGCTGGGTAAAACCGACAACGAAAGACGCATCATGATCAACACCATTGGCCCTCACTGGGATGGTAATCAGGTTTGGTTTATTACTGCTGGAGGCGCTATATTTGCGGCTTGGCCTATCATTTATGCCACGGCGTTTTCAGGTTTCTATCTGGCTTTGGCGTTAACGTTAATAGCATTATGGATGCGCCCGATCGGTTTTGACTACCGAAGCAAATTACCTAACCCTCAATGGCGTCAAGCCTGGGACTGGGCATTATTCGCAGGCGGTTTTGTTCCTTCACTCATCTTCGGCGTTGCCTTTGGTAACTTGCTGCAAGGTGTGCCTTTTGAATTTGATAACAAACTCCACCCCACTTACACAGGTAGCTTTTTCGGATTATTGAATCCTTTTGCGATCCTTGTCGGGCTAGTCTCTGTTGCCATGTTGCTAAACCACGGTTCAACCTGGTTGCAACTAAAAACCGCAGAAGGCTTGCAAGAAAGAGCGCGTAAGTTGTCAGTTAAATTATCGCTGCTAACCGTCATCCTGTTCTGCCTTGCGGGCGTTTGGATTGCGTTTGGCATTGATGGCTTTGTGGTGACTTCAACTATTGATACCACAGCCACTTCCAATCCACTGAATAAAACCGTGGTTCAGGAAAGCGGCGCATGGTTGAACAACTATAAAATTTACCCCTGGATGATGGCCGCGCCCTTATTGGGAATTTTAGGTGGCCTGGGGTGTTCACTTTTTTCACATAAACGACAAAGTGGGCTCGCTTTTGTCTGTAGTGCGCTGACATTAGCAGGTATAATACTGACTGCCGGGTTCTCTATGTTCCCCTTCCTAATGCCAAGCACCACGATGCTAAATGCAAGTCTGACCATGTGGGATGCAACATCCAGTCATCTCACATTAAAAGTCATGTTCTTTGTTGCCTGCTTCTTCGTGCCCATTGTGTTGAGCTACACAGCTTACAGTTTTTGGGTTATGCGTGGACGCATCAAACAAGAACAACTTGACCAAAGTCATGCCATTTACTAA
- a CDS encoding cytochrome ubiquinol oxidase subunit I produces MNETLIELSRWQFALTAMFHFIFVPLTLGMTFLLAIMESVYVMTNKAIYKQMTQFWGKLFGINFALGVATGLTMEFQFGMNWSYYSHYVGDIFGAPLAIEGLMAFFLESTFVGLFFFGWDKMSKVKHLITTWLVAFGSNFSALWILIANGWMQHPVGAEFNIESMRMEMTSFADVIFNPVAQVKFVHTAAAGYVTGAIFVLAISSYYLLKKKDIAFARRSFAIAASFGLASVLSVIVLGDESGYELGEVQKVKLAAIEASYETHEAPAPFTIVGIPDDENEETRYAIQIPWVMGLIATRSIDEEVMGIKDLKAIHGDRILSGVKAYRLLDEVRNGTASEAQVEEFEAHKEHLGYAMLLQPFTDDITQPSAEALEKAVDYSIPPVAPLFWAFRLMVGSGFAMLALFALAFWYSAKHEITKPRWLLKASLFSLPLPWIASEAGWFVAEFGRQPWSIAEILPVHASVSNLSVAEVVTTLVLYSSFYLVMFIVGFYLMKKFAKKGPSEYHKDKLEEKEREKLENEQLGGFQS; encoded by the coding sequence ATGAACGAAACTCTCATCGAACTCTCTCGCTGGCAATTTGCCCTCACAGCAATGTTTCACTTTATCTTTGTGCCGCTCACATTAGGAATGACATTTTTGTTAGCCATAATGGAATCGGTTTACGTAATGACAAACAAGGCAATTTACAAACAAATGACCCAATTCTGGGGCAAGCTGTTTGGCATCAACTTCGCTCTGGGCGTTGCAACGGGTTTAACCATGGAATTTCAGTTCGGCATGAACTGGTCTTATTATTCTCATTACGTGGGTGACATTTTTGGCGCACCTTTAGCGATCGAAGGATTAATGGCTTTCTTCCTCGAATCGACCTTCGTCGGCCTCTTTTTCTTTGGCTGGGACAAGATGTCGAAGGTGAAACATCTTATCACCACTTGGCTTGTGGCCTTTGGTTCCAACTTCTCAGCACTTTGGATCCTGATAGCCAATGGCTGGATGCAACATCCTGTAGGAGCCGAGTTCAACATCGAATCCATGAGAATGGAAATGACCAGCTTCGCCGATGTGATATTCAACCCGGTAGCGCAGGTTAAATTTGTTCATACTGCCGCGGCAGGCTACGTTACTGGAGCCATCTTTGTTCTCGCCATTTCCAGCTATTACCTGCTTAAGAAAAAAGACATCGCCTTTGCTCGTCGCTCTTTCGCTATTGCAGCCAGCTTTGGGCTAGCATCGGTGTTATCCGTTATCGTTCTGGGCGACGAGAGTGGTTATGAGCTTGGCGAAGTGCAGAAAGTCAAACTGGCGGCTATCGAAGCCTCCTATGAAACTCACGAAGCTCCTGCCCCTTTCACTATTGTCGGTATACCCGATGACGAAAATGAAGAAACACGATACGCCATTCAAATTCCCTGGGTTATGGGCTTAATCGCCACTCGTTCCATTGATGAAGAAGTCATGGGCATCAAAGATTTGAAAGCCATCCACGGGGATCGCATCTTGAGCGGTGTCAAAGCTTACCGTTTGCTGGATGAGGTGCGTAATGGCACTGCGTCAGAAGCACAAGTGGAAGAGTTTGAAGCTCATAAAGAGCACCTTGGTTACGCCATGCTGCTACAACCATTTACCGACGACATTACTCAGCCTAGCGCTGAAGCCTTGGAAAAAGCAGTAGATTACAGTATTCCTCCGGTCGCACCGTTATTTTGGGCATTTCGCTTGATGGTTGGCTCAGGTTTCGCCATGTTAGCGCTGTTTGCCCTTGCGTTCTGGTATAGCGCCAAGCATGAGATCACAAAACCGCGCTGGTTACTAAAAGCTTCTCTATTCAGCTTACCCCTTCCCTGGATTGCATCAGAAGCAGGTTGGTTTGTGGCTGAATTTGGACGCCAACCTTGGTCTATCGCAGAAATTCTGCCAGTACATGCGTCTGTTTCGAACCTTAGCGTTGCAGAAGTCGTCACAACGCTGGTTCTATATTCCTCGTTTTATTTAGTGATGTTCATTGTCGGTTTTTACCTGATGAAGAAATTTGCCAAGAAAGGCCCAAGTGAATATCACAAAGATAAACTGGAAGAAAAAGAGCGCGAAAAGCTAGAAAACGAACAACTTGGAGGGTTTCAATCATGA
- a CDS encoding PilZ domain-containing protein: MNQDLEQYRDIIEQLKPFVKEPDFNKILDQVAAKVPKPKRFLLKMELKRLARPCTRIIDLRGRVDGECHPHDHEGTTHFMDDVAREVFESQVRIFGEYTLGVYEAVNNTENNFRVMQQKERQSDDPHQNNPLYTSANKQVAKPEPEEEPVSYIVPTHCFASNAQRSEERMNFAINVELFSELNKSVQATSIDLSVNGLRIKTDSKSIFKMNETYHVFFRGLESEYALDRRNGIPYKVVKIERNDDEQRIGLKRSEDPKHANFETFLTQFIKGNKRRYKVNIDNTLQAIQSKSYEQYYIPNFTSIPVYIEHIDEIYRPRFILSNDCNKSSIYYWSDEQNQLCFSNLLNSRRITKAITSGMNEFFVYAFNNVSNEKVFFYSASNFELASNDEIRKAYQGFASRKASWRIYKVQLTTASSNQSFRPLSLPDDIGDNVRKENQPPAPRLLAKLKHISHIALVTDITDPVSTIAYQKYQVAKNHLPIIKKFGHAKTGKPDPLSVFRFKYQNLRAENRYQLRTPIELSHLGKIYKGITDDVSPGGMRLELETPFDGHTYAIIEMALPKLQAMTKKYELSGLLYEVRNISKDGKVVNLKTFKEEDSTSIPVAYRFFSELIKNNRKKLKSDLDEEEFPGIGEALKNIYANNVLNIGFFLKKRGIHLVPDAMTKPAHYNRLLPMFTHGCPERDTQTALPLYSADKKDSQYIPETLKTMSTSTNPVARELFIAYKPDAATPEEAFKGVFYDHFSDEKEQQDFIAKAIKQGRFFAIRIFVARTGRPDTDLLRLEMSYVNMYAQHKAKSLEKDLWEVTGVGDIIDVTDESMRRCGFLEKHIIRNKGEDSHALREIH, from the coding sequence ATGAATCAGGACTTAGAACAATATAGAGATATCATTGAGCAATTGAAGCCCTTTGTAAAAGAGCCCGATTTCAATAAAATTCTGGATCAGGTCGCTGCCAAAGTGCCCAAACCCAAGCGCTTTTTATTGAAAATGGAGCTAAAGCGTCTTGCCCGTCCCTGTACTCGAATCATAGACCTCAGAGGCCGAGTTGATGGCGAATGCCACCCACATGATCACGAAGGTACTACCCACTTTATGGATGATGTTGCCAGAGAAGTCTTTGAATCTCAGGTGCGTATTTTTGGTGAATATACACTGGGTGTGTATGAAGCCGTAAACAACACCGAAAACAACTTTCGGGTAATGCAGCAAAAAGAACGTCAAAGTGATGACCCTCACCAAAATAACCCGCTTTACACTTCAGCCAATAAACAGGTAGCGAAACCTGAACCAGAAGAAGAACCTGTCAGCTACATTGTTCCTACCCATTGCTTCGCCAGTAATGCGCAACGTAGCGAAGAACGTATGAACTTTGCTATCAATGTGGAATTATTCTCAGAGCTCAACAAATCGGTACAGGCCACCTCAATCGACCTTTCCGTGAACGGTTTGCGCATTAAAACAGACAGCAAATCCATTTTTAAGATGAATGAGACTTACCATGTTTTCTTCCGAGGGCTGGAAAGTGAGTATGCACTGGATCGCCGAAACGGCATCCCATACAAGGTTGTGAAAATAGAACGTAACGACGACGAACAGCGCATAGGTCTAAAACGCAGTGAAGATCCCAAACACGCTAATTTTGAAACCTTCCTGACTCAATTCATCAAAGGTAACAAGCGTCGTTACAAGGTCAATATCGACAACACGCTACAAGCGATTCAGAGTAAAAGTTACGAGCAATACTACATTCCTAACTTTACTTCGATCCCGGTTTACATTGAGCATATTGACGAAATCTACCGTCCTCGCTTTATTCTTAGCAATGACTGTAATAAGTCCTCGATTTATTATTGGTCGGATGAACAAAATCAACTCTGTTTTAGCAACTTGCTTAACAGTAGACGAATTACCAAAGCCATCACATCTGGCATGAATGAATTTTTCGTTTACGCCTTCAACAATGTGAGCAACGAAAAAGTCTTCTTTTATTCAGCCAGCAATTTTGAGCTGGCTTCAAACGATGAAATCAGAAAAGCTTATCAAGGTTTTGCTTCTCGCAAGGCAAGCTGGCGTATTTATAAAGTCCAGCTAACCACAGCTTCATCAAACCAGAGTTTCAGGCCGCTGTCACTGCCCGATGATATCGGCGACAATGTGCGTAAGGAAAACCAGCCTCCCGCCCCAAGGCTTTTGGCGAAGCTTAAACATATTAGCCATATCGCGCTGGTTACAGATATTACCGATCCGGTTTCGACCATTGCCTATCAAAAGTATCAGGTAGCGAAAAACCATCTTCCAATTATTAAAAAGTTCGGTCATGCCAAAACCGGCAAGCCCGATCCTTTATCGGTATTTCGCTTTAAATACCAAAACCTGCGTGCAGAGAATCGTTACCAATTAAGAACACCGATTGAGTTGTCTCACTTGGGCAAAATCTACAAAGGGATCACTGATGATGTCTCACCCGGCGGCATGAGACTGGAATTAGAAACACCATTTGATGGCCATACCTATGCCATCATCGAAATGGCTTTGCCAAAACTCCAGGCCATGACAAAGAAATATGAGCTTTCAGGCTTACTCTATGAAGTCAGAAATATTTCAAAAGATGGCAAAGTGGTGAACCTCAAAACCTTCAAAGAAGAAGATTCCACTTCCATTCCGGTAGCCTATCGTTTCTTTAGTGAGTTGATTAAAAACAATCGCAAGAAGCTAAAATCCGATCTGGACGAAGAAGAGTTTCCGGGTATTGGCGAAGCGCTGAAAAACATCTATGCCAACAATGTACTAAACATTGGCTTTTTCCTGAAAAAACGCGGTATTCACCTGGTTCCGGATGCCATGACCAAACCAGCTCATTACAACCGCCTTCTTCCTATGTTTACCCATGGATGCCCGGAACGAGATACACAAACCGCATTGCCTCTGTACAGCGCAGACAAGAAAGACAGCCAATATATCCCGGAAACATTAAAAACCATGTCTACCAGCACCAACCCGGTAGCCCGTGAGTTATTTATTGCTTATAAACCCGATGCAGCCACTCCGGAAGAAGCGTTCAAAGGCGTGTTTTATGATCATTTCAGCGATGAAAAAGAACAGCAGGATTTTATTGCCAAGGCCATAAAACAAGGACGCTTCTTCGCGATACGTATCTTTGTGGCTCGCACAGGCAGACCGGATACTGACCTGCTTCGTCTGGAAATGAGTTACGTCAATATGTATGCGCAGCATAAAGCAAAGTCTTTGGAAAAAGACTTGTGGGAAGTCACCGGGGTTGGCGACATTATTGATGTCACCGATGAATCCATGAGACGTTGCGGTTTTTTAGAAAAACACATCATTCGCAACAAGGGTGAAGACAGTCACGCCCTAAGAGAAATTCATTAA
- the radA gene encoding DNA repair protein RadA, protein MAKSKTAYVCNDCGADHPRWQGQCNACGAWNTLTEIVLASVRVDSGRSGYAGSTQAKVQNLNEIDLQALPRFASGFQELDRVLGGGIVPGAAMLIGGSPGAGKSTLLLQVMCKLAETRKAMYVTGEESLQQVAMRAQRLGLPTDKLRVLAETNVESICNLAQQEKPELMVVDSIQVMHMANIQSAPGSVSQVRESAAYLTRYAKQYNVAIFLVGHVTKDGSLAGPKVLEHCIDSSMMLDGDNDSRYRTLRGNKNRFGAVNELGVFAMTEKGLKEVRNPSAIFLNRSELHSPGSTVLVIWEGSRPLLVEIQALVDYSQTGNPRRVAVGTEQNRLAMLLAVLHRHGDVQMSDQDVFINVVGGIKVAETGADLALLLALVSSFRNRPLPRDLIVFGEVGLAGEIRPVPNGSERLSEASKHGFRKAIVPAANVPKQDLGMEIIAVTQLKDALEAI, encoded by the coding sequence ATGGCGAAATCAAAAACGGCTTATGTATGTAATGACTGTGGTGCAGATCATCCCAGATGGCAAGGTCAATGTAATGCTTGTGGTGCCTGGAACACATTAACTGAGATTGTGTTGGCAAGTGTACGAGTCGATTCCGGACGTAGTGGTTATGCCGGCAGCACTCAGGCAAAAGTACAAAACCTGAATGAAATTGATTTGCAGGCATTACCGAGATTTGCTTCTGGTTTTCAAGAACTGGATAGGGTACTCGGTGGCGGAATTGTTCCCGGCGCAGCCATGCTTATTGGAGGCTCTCCCGGTGCGGGTAAAAGTACCTTGCTGTTACAGGTAATGTGTAAGTTGGCTGAAACGCGCAAAGCGATGTACGTGACAGGGGAAGAATCGCTTCAGCAAGTTGCAATGCGCGCTCAACGACTGGGTTTGCCGACAGATAAATTAAGGGTATTGGCGGAAACCAATGTAGAAAGCATTTGTAATCTGGCGCAGCAGGAAAAGCCTGAATTGATGGTGGTGGACTCCATTCAGGTCATGCATATGGCGAATATTCAATCTGCCCCTGGCAGTGTGTCTCAAGTACGAGAGAGTGCGGCCTATTTGACCCGTTATGCCAAGCAGTACAATGTGGCTATCTTTTTGGTTGGTCATGTGACCAAAGACGGTAGCCTCGCTGGCCCTAAAGTGCTTGAGCATTGTATTGACAGTTCCATGATGCTGGATGGTGATAACGATAGCCGTTACCGCACGCTACGCGGCAATAAAAACCGTTTTGGTGCGGTTAACGAGTTAGGCGTGTTTGCCATGACAGAGAAAGGCTTAAAGGAAGTACGTAATCCTTCTGCTATTTTCCTGAATCGTTCTGAGTTGCATTCGCCGGGTTCAACGGTGTTGGTTATTTGGGAGGGAAGCCGTCCTTTATTGGTTGAGATCCAGGCCCTGGTAGATTACTCACAAACTGGAAACCCTCGTCGTGTAGCCGTGGGAACGGAGCAAAACCGATTAGCGATGTTGTTGGCGGTGTTGCATCGTCATGGCGATGTACAAATGTCGGATCAGGATGTTTTCATTAACGTTGTGGGTGGTATTAAAGTGGCGGAGACGGGCGCTGATTTGGCCTTGTTGCTGGCTTTGGTATCCAGCTTCAGAAATCGTCCTTTACCCAGAGATTTGATTGTGTTTGGTGAGGTTGGGTTAGCTGGAGAGATTCGTCCGGTTCCTAATGGTAGTGAACGCTTATCAGAAGCATCAAAACACGGATTTCGCAAAGCAATTGTGCCAGCCGCGAATGTGCCCAAGCAGGATCTGGGCATGGAAATTATCGCGGTGACTCAGCTCAAGGATGCTTTGGAAGCGATATAG
- a CDS encoding PilZ domain-containing protein, with protein MSERRNFTRILLSGEVELHSKDKVWSSHLIDISLKGALITIPEQFKGQAGDSINLNIFMESVASIQFEGQITHIGAKHLGLKSDRMDIDSMTELRRLIELNMGNDSLLHRELHTLVAVSDE; from the coding sequence ATGAGTGAACGACGTAACTTTACCCGCATTCTCCTTTCAGGAGAGGTGGAGCTACATTCAAAGGACAAGGTCTGGTCTAGTCACCTTATTGATATTTCCCTCAAAGGCGCTCTCATAACCATTCCAGAACAATTTAAAGGCCAAGCAGGAGATTCTATTAATCTAAATATCTTCATGGAGTCAGTAGCATCAATACAATTTGAGGGGCAAATTACCCACATAGGTGCCAAGCATTTGGGCTTAAAAAGCGACAGAATGGACATCGACAGCATGACGGAACTACGTCGATTAATAGAACTCAATATGGGAAACGACTCACTGCTACATCGAGAACTACATACGCTGGTAGCAGTGAGTGATGAATAG